In the genome of Anaerolineaceae bacterium oral taxon 439, the window AACGACCGGAAAGACGCTCCTCCGGCTCGAAGAAAAGACCTCGGGCGACGTCCTTTTTGAGGGTCGGGAAATCTACGATATCGGAACCAAGGAAATGCGCCGGCTCCGTCCGAAGCTCCAGATTATTTTCCAGGATCCGTATTCATCGCTCTCGCCGCGCCTCCCCGTCGGCGAAATTATCGGCGAGGCCGTCCGGGAACATCGGATCGTCCCGCCGGATGAATTCGACGAATACGTGACCCGGATCATGCTCGCCAGCGGACTTCAGGAATACCATAAGCTCCGCTATCCGCATGAGTTTTCCGGCGGACAGCGTCAGCGGATCTGTATCGCGCGCGCGTTAGCGCTGAACCCGAGGTTTATCGTCTGCGACGAGCCGGTCTCCGCGCTCGACGTCTCGATCCAGGCGCAGATTATCAATCTTCTCGAAGAGCTTCAGGCTCAATTCGATTTAGCCTACCTCTTCATCTCCCATGACCTCTCCGTCGTTCAGCATATTTCCGATTTCGTCGGCGTCATGTACCTCGGATCGATGGTCGAGACGGCGTCCAAGGAAGAAATCTTTGCGCATCCGCTTCATCCGTATACCGAAGCGCTTTTCAGCGCAATTCCCGTCCCGGATCCGGACTACAAAATGAACCGGATCATCCTCGAAGGTTCGATACCTTCTCCGGCGCGGCCGCCGTCCGGCTGCAAATTCCATACCCGCTGCGCGAAGGCCATGCCGAAATGCAGTGAGACCGCGCCCGAAATGATCGAGGCCGCCCCGGGTCATTTTGTCAGCTGTCACCTGTTCGGAGGATAAACGAGCATGAAAACGACGCGTCAGGACGAATGGATCGACGACGGCCATACGATCGTCAGCATGAATGTTGAAGGGATGCCCTGGTACCGGCCGGCAAACCGACCCAAAGAAACGGTCAGCGACGGCTACACGACATGGATGATTATCAAGGAGAGCTGGAAAGCCGCCGTCGTCGTCTGCACGGTTTTTTCGCTCGCGCTGATCCTGACCATGGCCGCGTTCCTCCGATAGACGGAAAGAAACGAAAAAGAAGCGAAAAGTAAAAAGCAGGGGCTGTCCAAATCAGGAGCAGCCCCTGCCGTCATCAGCTGATCAGCAAAACAACTGAATCAGATCAGCAGATCAGTATTTCAGCGAATAATCCACGTACAGCATCCCGCGGATCCCGCGCAGCTCAGCCGGAACCTTCCCGTCCGGCGTCAGCCGCTTTTCCATCGCTTTCATCAGCCGCTCTGTATCTTCCGGCGTGAAATCCTCGCCGAAGAGCCAGCTCGCGAAACGGAGAACGCAGTCCTCCGGCGCGATATCCTCGCGGATCGTCCGGGACGTCGCCTGAAACTTCGGAAGGTAGCCGTCCGCGACGAACAGGTTGAATAAATAGACCAGGTCAAAACTGACGCGCTTTCTGGGCGTTATTCCCATGTCCGCCGCGATCGTATCGAGAAACAGATCGTTCCGTTCGATCCAGGTCCCAAGAAAAACGCCCTTCTTCGCTATCTTCAAAAATTTCAGATAGTTTTCGTAATAGTCAACAATCGGGCAGTTTGCCACGAAAATATAATCGTACGGCTTCGTTGGCTCAAATTCCTGAAACGACGAATGATAAACCGGGACGTCCGCGTAACCGTTCTCAGCAGCATACGCTTTCGCCGTCCTGACCATCGCGATCGACGGGTCCAATCCTTCGGCCCTCGCCCCGGCGTCCAGCAGCAATTTCAGGTACCTGCCCGCGCCGCAACCCGAATCGAGAACGCTCATTCCATCGAGATCGCCGACGGAAGACTTGAAAAACGAGAAATAACCGTCGCCGTCCGCGCGCGCGGATAAACGGCTGACTTCCTTCGCCCGCCGGTTCCACATCCGGTTCGAGGCCTCGATATCCTGAGCTGGATTCGAGAGCTTTTCCTGACAAATCTCGCGCAGCTTATTCATTAGCGAACGTACTCGTCGTAAACGATTCCGGATACGTCTTCAGCAGATCGGCATAAACATCCTTCCCGACGAAAAGCGTATAAATCTCGGCGGCCTTCTCCTTAAGATCGATATCGGCGAAATTTTCCGGATGGGCCAGCGATCCGATAAAGTACATATTCAGAATCGCCGTATCATAGTTCATCCCATACGTGAAGTACGGCATGATGTAATGGGCGTTTTTATTCTTGAACGCGGAAAGCGAGCGATAAAAATCCGGATCAGCCGCCATGTCTTCGTCAAGGAGCGTCTTCCCGCTCAGATCCAGAATAATCATCTCAGGGTCCAGATCAAGAAGCTTTTCCTTGTCAATCATAACGCTGCGCTCGTCGGTCAGCTCGTCCATGACGTTGAAGGCGTTAACCGTACGCAGGAGATCCAGATGCGTTTTCGTCGATAAGATTCCCTGCTCGCCGCGGAAGCTGCATCCGCCAAGATACATTCTCGGGCTTTCTTCGATCGATCCGGCGCGCGACTGTAAGTCTTTTTCGGTCTCCCGAATAAACGTGTTAACCTCTTCCGCACGATCTTCGAGTTTCAATACCTTTCCGATGATCTCGAACGTCCGGTACGTTTTTTCACCGAAAATGTCGCCGCGCATTCCAGCGTCGATCCCAACGACCGGAATATCCAGCGTCTTCTGAAGCTCGTCGAGCTCATCGGCGCTCTGGCTGTACGCAACAAAAATAACGTCCGGCTCGGCGAACTTCAGGAGCTCATAGTCCGGCTCAAATTTCGAGCCGCCCTTCCCAATCGTTTCAAGCTCGCGCAATTCCGGATAAGCGTAGTGAATCGATTGACCGGTAACCGTATGGCCCGTCTTCTCGGTCCCTTCGATCCCGACGAGACGATCCGATCCGGCGATATACGCGTAAAGCTTTAATGCTCCATGCCCGATCGAAAGGGTCCGTTCCGGAACCTTCGTAAACTCAATTGTGCGTCCGGTACTGTCGACGACCGAATAACCTTCCGATGATTCCTGCGCGACGGCGATCGAAGCGAACGCCAGAAGTGCGACCAGAACCGTAAGACCGACAACTTTTCGAATAGACAGATTCATTCAATACTCCTTATAAACCTTTAATTCAGGATAATAAATTTTTTGTCGCCATGATTTAATACTTCGACGTCAAGATTATAAACGTCACGGATCGATTCGCGCGTGATAACCGACGCGCCGCCATAATCGTAGACCGCCCCGTCTTTCAGCAGCAGAAACTTATCCGAATAACGCAGCGCGAGATTAATATCATGGATACTCACAATAACCGAAATCTGCTTCTCTTCGCAGTATTCCCGAACCAGCCGCATAACCGCGACCTGATTTTTAATATCCAGACTGCTCGTCGGTTCGTCCAGCAGGAGAACCTTCGGCTCCTGCGCCAACGCTCTGGCGAGGATGACTTTTTGAAATTCGCCGCCGCTCAGCGTATTCGCGTCGCGCATCGCGAACTTCTCCAGACCCAGCTTCCGGATAAGATATTCGACATGATCGTAGTCAGTCTGGACCGCGTCCTGACGGATATGCGGAAGACGTCCGATCAGGATCGTATCGTAAACCGTATTTCTGACCGGAACGTTATACTGGCTGACGTACGCGGCGCGGCGCGCCATTTCCCTGTGGCTCATACGACGGACGTCCTCTCCATCGAGATAAATCGCGCCGCTCTCGGGACAAAGAATCTTGATCAGGTTCTTCAGCAGCGTCGATTTCCCCGCGCCGTTGATCCCCAGAAGCGAAACGAAACAGCCGCATCCCAGATCGAAGCTGACATTTTTCAGGATATAACTGCTGTACTTGAAATTAAGCTGGTCAACCTGGATCAGGTTCATATCGACTTTTCTTTCAATAAGATATACACGAACACAGGCGCGCCTAAGATCGACGTAATCGCGCCGACCGGAAGAACGAGCGGAGCCGAAACCGTCCGTGCCAGCGTATCGCTGAACAGGACCAGAAACGCTCCCATCAGCAGCGTGCCGGGGATCATGAAGCGCTTATCTTCGCCGATAATCCGTTTGGTGACCTGCGGCGCGAGCAGGCCGACAAACCCGATAACGCCGACGAAGGCAACGCTGATCCCGGTATTCAGCGCGGCCAGAAAGATGGACAGGTTCCGCATGCCGCGCGTATCGACGCCTAACGAATGCGCCGTATGCTCCCCCGAATCCATCGCATTCATATGCCAGCGATACAGGTAAACAATCAGCGAGGACAGGAGCGACACGACCATGACGATCGCGATTTCATGGAAATTGATCCGACCAAGATCGCCGAAGGTCCAGGCAACGGCCGCCGCCAGCTTCGTTTCGTCGGCAAAATACTGAATAATAATCGTAATCGCGGAGAACAGCGAATTCAGCGCTACGCCGGCGAGAATAACCGTTGTCTTATCGGCCCGGCGGAGACTCGAAATCGCCAGAACGAGCAACATGCAGAGGACGGAAGCAATAAATGCAAAGCCCGCCGTCATCATCGAGCCCGCCTCGATACCAAAGCGCGCCAGCGTGATAATCGCGATATTCGCGCCCAGCGCAGAAGCAGAAGAAATCCCCAGCGTCGAAGGCGACGCCAGCGGATTATTCAGCGAACTCTGAATAATCATCCCCGACAGCGCGGTCCCGATCCCGACGAAAAAACCGCCCAAAACCCGCGGAAGCCGAATCCCATAGACGATAAAGCGGCTTTTGTCGCTTCCTCTCCCAACCAGCGCCAGAAAACTATCCCAGATCGACATTCCCGAAGAACCGACGTTAATCGACAGGATAGCAATAAAAACCAGCACGCCGCAAAGAAAGATAAGAAACGCTTTTTTAAACGCAATCCGTTCCCGATACTTTAGATTAATATCCAACGCTTTAAACCGTCCTCCTGATCCGTCGCCCGTACGGTTCTTACCGCACCGCGCGATATACGGGCCTTCGTTAGAGATATCTAACTCAACGGTCGAACTTATAACATAGATACACGGGCTTGTCAAACCGACGAAAAATCCTGATTTTGCCGCCGGCTCAACCGAACCCAACGGGAATCAGGATTTTCGCTTCACAGCACAGAACGGATCAGACGATATCAGCTCGCGCTTTCCCCCCAGAACGCACGGACGCAATTCGCCGCTTCGAAATCCTTCTTTCCCATCCCATATCCGATCGCGCCGACAGTCATCAGCGGCTGCGGCCCGAAACGCGCCGCAAAGTATTTCAGGAGCGCCGCGCCCGTCGGAGTACAAAGTTCGGCGGCGATCCTCCCCCCGTACGTCGGAACCCCGCGCAAAATCTCGGCCGTCGCCGGAGCCGGAACCGGTAAAATCCCATGCGCGCAGCGAACAACGCCCGAACCGACATGAACCGGCGAAACGACGATCTCGTCAGGTTTCATCCGGTCAATCAGGAAGCAAACCGCCGCGATATCGGCGATGGCGTCCAACGCCCCGACCTCGTGAAAATGCACCTGCGATACCGGACGCTGGTGCGCCTTGGATTCCGCTTCGGCGATCAGTCGATATACCGCCAGCGCGTCATTTTTGACGTTTTCATTGGCTGAAAGACCGCAGAGGATCGCCTCAATTTCCGACATGCCGCGATGAACGCAGTGATGATGCTCCTGCCCTTCATGACAAACGCCATGGCCATGCCCATGATCATGATGATGATGCTCCTGTCCTTCATGACAAACGTCATGACTATGCCCATGATCATGGTGATGATGCTCCTGTCCTTCATGACAAACGTCATGACTATGCCCATGATCATGGTGGTGATGCACATGCGCAGGCATCCAATCCGCTTCCTCGGCGCCGTCGATCAGGACGCGAACGCTTGTTCCGTGAATCCCTGCTTTTTCGGCCGTCTCCACCGCGAATTTCACGCCGTCGATTCCAAGCGAATTCAACGCGGAAACCGCCTCAACGCGCTCGCCGTCCGGGAGCAGGTCGATCAGCGCGCCCGTCAGCATATCCCCCGCCGCACCCATACGGCATTCAAAATAAAGCGTTTTCATGTTTCATCTTCTCCCTCCGGCCGCTCCGCTTCATCCGCATCGCGCGCCTCAGCAGCGTCGTTTTCAGCCCGTTTCCGCAGGATCCCCCTCAAGCTGAATTTCATAACACGCTCTTTTCCTTCGCGAAGCCGCTTAAAATTCGGCTTCAGCGCGGTATAAACGATCGCCAGGCCGAAAATTCCGTACAAAACGTACCACCATGAGCTCGGCTCCATCCCGGTCAACCGCATGACGATAAACGTTACCGTCGCGAATAAATTGATCGAGAACGTCGCGACTGACGCGTACCCGAGCGTCATGTATAAAATCAGCGCCGGAATCCCGGCAAAGAAAATCACGCTCGGCAGGATCCCGATCACGACGCCCAACGACGTCAGGCCGCCGGCGCCGCCGCGCAGCCGGCATTGGCCGCTCGGAACCGTTTCAATCAAAAAAATCGACTTAATATGCCCCAATACCGCCAGGATCCCTGCCGCGGCGATCATCCAATCCATCCGCTCGGCGAAACTCCAGCGAACGATCCAAACCGCCAGGAACCCTTTCAGGACATCGCAAACCGCGGTCAGCAGGCCCCATTTGACCCCGATCGTCCGGATTACGTTCGACGTCCCCATCTTCCCGGACGCATGATACCGAATATCGCGCCGGCTGACAAGCCAGACAAGCGCCCAACCGACGGGCAGCGAACCGACCAGATACGCCAAAGCTAAAACAATCAGATATTGCCAGATCATGGGATACGACTCCTAAGCGGTAAGTTCAAAGTACAAAAAAGCTGACAGAAACAACGCACCCTGCCACCCCAACCGGCGCAGCGCGAAACGAAACGAACGCCCTGAAGAACATATTATAATGAAATTAATCGTCAGGTAAAAGACGGCGAACAGGAGGACCCCGTACGATAACGCCCGCAGCGGCAAATACATAAACGCGATCCCGAATTCGGCGACAACCGCCGCGACAGCTAACGCTTTATACAGCGGCGCCAACCCCGCTTCTTCCAACAGGAAAATCCGCCAGGAGATCAGGAACGTCGAAAAAATCAGGAAAGGCGTCAGGAAAACGATCCGTCCGCCGACCGACTTCGCAAATAAAAATCCCATCGCCGCTGAAACGTATGCCAGCGCTGTCACCGGAACCGAAGCGATCGCGCTCCGTGGATCGGACCGGAAACAGAGGTAACTCTCCGAAAGGAAAACCGAATACAGCAGCAGTCCGCCAAAGAACAGGATAATCACCCAGCCGATTCCCGGTTCAACTGAGCTCAGTAAAATTCCCAGCGACGCCGTTGCCGTAAATGGGACGATGACATGGGTAAATTTTCTGGACCGCCCCGTTTCCGGCTCGACCTCGATCGCCGTATAAACGCCGCAGGCTGCGATCAGCGCAACCATCGGAATCATCGGCAAATCCGGCGAAAGATCGACCGGCAACGATAAAAACAGGACGTCGAGCGTAAAGCGCCAGTTCGCGTCCGAAACCGTCGCGGCCATCGCAAAGCAAAGCAGAATCACGGCGGTCAACGAAGAAAAGAAGGTCCGGTGCGGAGATTTCGCGATCATACCTTGATTATACGCGATTCCCACTCTTCTGCGTTTCCTGATCCCGGAGAGACGGAAGAGGAACCGAATAGATTTTCTAAGCCCTCCGGAAAAACATCCTGATACGCCGCCAGCAGCGCGGACCGTTCCTGTTAATTATAGATATTTGTTGTAGTGTAACATAATAAGGAGGGAGTGGGGAAAGGACTTGTCCTCACGAAAATAACGAAATCCGTCTCAAAGAATTCACTGACCTATTACCTGAGTAAATCGGTTCGTATTAATGGCAAGTCAACAACGATTACGATCGAAAGAATCGGCAGCGCAGAAGAACTCCGACAGCGTGCCGGCGATGTGGATGTCAAACTGTGACTGAAGCAGTACGCGCGGGAGGGAACAGTACAGGAAAAGGCAGAAAACGCGGAGATAGTCTTGCGTATTCGCCGGGAAAGCAGATCGAGAAGGGACAACAGACTATAGCGGATGTCTGGTATTTTTTTGCAGGATACTTACTATCAGTTGGGCCTGCAGAAGATCTGCAGTGAAATCATGAAGAAGTATAAGTTCGCTTATGACCTGTACGGAGTTTTATCCAGCCTGATTTACGCGAGCGTGATTTATCCAGGGTCCAAAGCAGCGACGCATGAACTCAGCGAACGATTCCTCGAAACGCCCAGATGCGAACTGCAGCATCTCTATCGGGGATTGGAAATACTCTGCTTAAGGAAGATGATCTGATTCAGGCCAACCTTGTTCCGGAACTCAGAAAAAGTGATCCTGCGAAAGAAAGAAACTCCGCATTATGACTACACGAATTGTTGCTTTGAAACGGAAGATGATGATGACTTCCGCAAATATGGGATATCCAAAGAGCATCGACCGAATCCAATCGTGCAAATGGGCCTGTTTATGGACGCGGATGGGATACCGTTGTCCTTTTCCATCTTCAACGGGATGAAAATGAACAGCAGTCGCTGAAGCAGCTGGAACGAAAAATCATATTTGAATATGGATTGGACGAATTTGACGGATGCGCTGCATGACGCCTTTGGGGTCCGAACTGACCGCCAGATTGTTCCCGCGGCGCAGATGAAATCGATCTGCGCGAAGACAAAGAGGTGATTTTACTTTGACAATCCATACATTTACTATTTCAACTGATAATAGTATTATTTACAAGCCAACAAATTTTCCTCTCGTTTGCAGACACGGAAAAATGTAATTTTATTTTTTATTTTTTTTGAAAATTTCTGTCAATTTGATGGCAAAACGTTATGTTGCGTTTGGTTGTGGTATATTAACGAATAGTTAAGAAGCGCTCACAAAAGACTTAAACATTTTAATTCGAAGGAGTAAGATCATGAAAAAAATCGTCGTTATGTTGTTGTTGCTTGTCAGCATCCTGTCGTTAACCGCCGGAGCTTTCGCCCAGCAGTTTTACGTTTACGAGAATCCGGACGATTCGGAGGAAACGATTAAAATTCCGGTCGATCAATCCCATGTCATCGGCACCATCCGATTCTGCGTTGAAGAAGCGCAACGGCTTCCTGCTGAAATTGACGGCGCGATCTGCGATGGCGATGACGACGCGTACAACTCCAAGATGGCCGAATTAGCGTCCTGTATCGCCCAGGCGAACAGCGCCATGGCGGATACGAAAATGCCGAATACGCTGAATCTCTGGCGGGTCTACAGTATCCTGAAGGAAAAGAATTGCGGCGTAGGCGCGGCGGCGACGTCTCATGCCGACTGGGCGCGGGAAGAACTCGATCGAGTCAGTTTCCGAATCGGAGCAATTGACCCCGGCTATGATCCCATCCGGATGTGTGGGACTGTTCCCTACGATACACCGATGCCGATTGCATCTCCATCTATGTTCGCCAGATGTTCTGCTGATCTAAGCGCAGATATTTGCGCTGGGTATGTCTTAACAACTTGTATAAATGATGAACCACGCGGATGGGGGCCGAGGAAAAGCTCTAACCGGCCTTAGTGCGATCAATATGTGGAATTGTCGGTTGCAAAAAGGGGAGGTTCGGTAGAAATCCTTTATCTTCTTCGTAAAATATTTCGAAGACAGGCAATTGAGGACTCCATTCATCCACCGGATTTCTGGAGGCTATTTATTTTCTTGAATAATCCACCAGCCATGATCATAGAACAACCATACCTGTACAAAATTGACGAGCTGAAAACCCTGTCAATAACCAAGGAAAATACCTCAAAAAAAAACGGGAATATAAATGTGTGGGCAATTTGTGATATTGTCTTAGAAAGTTTTTTGGGAACTTCCCTGTCATCTATCACGAGGAACTGCAGGTTTGTTAAAGAGAATGAAGTCTGTTTAAAGGCCATGTAAGAATCCTTCTGTAAAATGTGACGAGGTTATCCGGTACAGTTGTTAAGGTTCTGCCGCGTCAGCCTGTCAGGTAATCAGACATATTACAATTTATTGAGAGTTATTCTTTCAGATTTATATAGAATCAAAGTACAATTCTTTCATAAAGGCCCGAACACATCCGATCATCATCCCACCAACAAAGCGATCGTCGATAACAAGCGCATAAGTCGTATGATCCACATTTAAAGAAAATAAATACGCCTTCTACCGGAACGGCTTGCTGCGCTAAAATTTGAAATTGATAAGACCATCGATCTTCCCCCCCAACTCCGGATCGATATCATTCGAAATTGCGGCACGCTGGAAATAATATTCTTATTATATGTTATCAATATTTTTTCAGCAAGTTTCACCTGATTCACGAAAACGTCAATGACCGTTCGATTACAATAAACAATTGCTATTTATACATCTAAATTAAATAACTGATAAATATAACATAGGAGGAACAAGTAACGATTAACAGGATCAAATAATATCGTAACAATTTCACCCAAATAGATCTTGTTCCCCAGAGAATCATGTCCTTTCTCCTTGTTAATCGCTTTTGACGCTGATCTATCTTTATCTTATCTGCTCTGCTCAAAAAGAAACAAAAAAAGGCCGAACGTTCGAAGACGTTCAGCCCTTTCACTTCTTTATAATCGATCCGTCAGATCTTAATCTCGATATCGACGCCAGCGGGTAAAGTCAGCCGCATCAGCATATCGATCGTTTTCGAATCCGGATCGATAACGTCGATCATGCGGTTATGCGTTCGGATTTCGAAATGTTCATGCGAATCTTTATCGATAAAGCTCGACCGGCGCACCGTGAACCTTTCGATCCTCGTCGGAAGCGGAATCGGCCCGGCGACATGCGCGCCACTGCGCTCCGCCGTATCGACAATCCGTTTCGCGGACTGATCCAGGATCCGATGATCAAACGCCTTAAGGCGAATACGAATTCTTTGTTGTGCCATTTTTAGTATAAATCCTTACGCGATAATTTCGGTGATCACGCCGGCGCCAACCGTCAGCCCGCCTTCGCGGATCGCGAATTTCGATCCCTGTTCCAGCGCTACCGGGATAATCAGCTCGACTTCCATCTCGACGTTGTCCCCGGGCATCACCATTTCTACCGACGCCGGCAGCGTGATCACGCCCGTCACGTCCATCGTCCGGATGTAGAACTGCGGCCGGTACCCGTTGAAGAACGGCTTATGCCGTCCGCCTTCGTCGCGCTTCAGGACGTACACGCTCGCCTTGAATTTCGTATGCGGCTTGATCGATCCCGGCTTCGACACGACCATGCCTCGCTCCACGTCCGTCCGCTCGATCCCCCGCAGCAGCAATCCCAGATTGTCCCCCGCCTGACCTTCGTCCACGATCTTATGGAACATCTCGACGCCCGTGCAAACCGAGCTCATGCTCTTTTCGCGCAGCCCGACGATCTCAACCGGATCCCCGACCTTGATGATACCCCGTTCCGCGCGGCCCGTCACGACCGTCCCCCGACCCTTGATCGAAAACACGTCCTCGATCGGCATCATGAACGGCTTGTCCGTTTCCCGCTGCGGTTCCTTTACGAACGTGTCGACCGCGTCCATCAAGTCGGCGATCGGCTTGTACACCGGATCGTTCGGGTCCGTCGACGTCGACTCCAGCGCCTTCAGCGCCGAGCCCCGGATAATCGGCGTTTCGTCTCCAGGGAACCCGTACGAATTCAGCAGCTCCCGCAGCTCCATCTCCACCAGCTCCAGCAGCTCCGGATCGTCCATCTGGTCCGTCTTGTTCAGGAAGATCAGGATCGACGGAACTTCTACCTGTCGCGCTAACAGGACGTGTTCCTTCGTCTGCGGCATCGGGCCGTCCGGCGCCGCCACCACCAGGATCGCCCCGTCGACCTGCGCCGCTCCCGTGATCATGTTCTTGATATAGTCCCGGTGCCCCGGCATGTCGACATGAGCGTAATGCCGGTTCTTCGTCTCATATTCCACGTGCGAAATATTAATCGTGATCCCGCGCGCTTTTTCTTCCGGGGCGTTATCGATCTGATCGTACGCGCGGAAATCCGCTCCACCCAGCATCGCGCAATATTTCGTGATCGCGGCGGTCAAGGTCGTTTTGCCATGGTCGATATGACCCATCGTACCCACGTTCAGGTGGGGTTTGGTTCGATCAAAATGCTGTTTTGCCATTTTTTATTCTCTCCTCAAGAATGATTAACTATTTTTCCAATACTTTTGCCGCAGTTGCGTCCGAAACTGCTTCATAATGATCATATTCCATCGAAAACACGCCGCGGCCCTGCGTCGCGGAACGGAGCGTCGTCGCATACCCGAACATTTCGCCCAGCGGTACGAACGCATGAATAATCTGGGAAGAGCCCTGAACGTCGGAGCCGCGAACGACCCCGCGCCGCGTGGCGATCTGACCCAGAACTTCGCCGAAATACTCTTCCGGAACGGTAATTTCGACCTTCATGATCGGTTCCATCAGAACCGGGGAACATTTATCCACCGCTTCCTTGAATCCGATACTCCCGGCCATCTTGAACGCCATCTCACTCGAATCGACTTCATGGAACGATCCATCGATTAACGCGACTTTAACGCCCGTCATCGGGTATCCGCCAAGAACGCCGGATTCCGCCGCCTCGCGAACGCCTTTCTCAACCGCCGGAATATATTCCTTCGGAATCGCGCCGCCGACGATCTTGTTTTCAAAGATAATCCCCTGCGTCGATTCGATCGGCTCAATCGCGAACACGACATGTCCATACTGGCCATGACCGCCGGACTGTTTCGCGTACTTATAAGAATACTTATCGATCGATTTACGGATCGTTTCCTTATACGCGACGCGCTCCTTCCCGACGTTCGCCTTGACCCGGAACTCGCGCATCATGCGGTCGACGATGATCGCGAGATGAAGCTCGCCCATCCCGGAGATGATCGTCTGGCCCGTCGTTTCGTCGGTCCGAACCTGAAACGTCGGATCCTCTTCGGCTAATTTCTGAAGCGCGATCCCCATCTTTTCCTGATCCACCGTCGTCTTCGGCTCAACCGCAACCGAAATAACCGGTTCCGGGAAGCTGATCGATTCAAGGACGACCGGTTTCGCCGGATCGCAGAGCGTATCCCCGGTAAACGAATCCTTCAGCCCGAGAACCGCCGCGATATCGCCGGCATGCACTTCAGTAACGTCGTCGCGCCGATCCGCGTACATGCGAATCAGGCGGCCGATCCGTTCCTTCTTGCGTTTGACCGGGTTCAGGAGCGTCTGCCCCTGACGAACGACGCCGGAGTAGACGCGGAAATACGAAAGGCGTCCAACGTAAGGATCGGCGACAATCTTGAAAACGAGCGCGCCGACCGGCGCTTTGTCGTCCGTAGGACAGACGATCTCGTCTTCGCCGTCGACCGACGTCGCGACCGCGTCCGGAATATCCAGCGGCGACGGGAGCAATTCAACCGCCGCGTCCAGCAACGGCTGAACGCCTTTATTCTTCAATGAGGAGCCGCAGTAGCAAGGGTTGCACTTGCCAGCGATAACCGCCCGCCGCAGCCCGGCTTTCAGCTCGTCAACGCTGAGCGAAGCGCCTTCCAGGAATTTTTCCGTCAATTCGTCGTCCAAACCGGCGATTTCTTCGATTAAAACCTGGCGCTTCAGTTCGGCTTCTTCCTTGAATTCATCTGGAACGTCGCTCTCGTCGATCTCAGTCCCCATCTCATCCAGCCATCTGTAAGCGCGCATCGTCAGCAAATCGATCACGCCGACAAACGAGCCCTCGAAACCGATCGGAATCTGCATCGCGAGCGGCTTCGCGCCCAATCGCTTTTCAATCGTTCCGATCGAATTCTCATACGACGCGCCGACGCGATCCATCTTATTGATAAAACAGATCCGCGGCACGTTATATTTATCGGCCTGGCGCCAAACCGTCTCGCTTTGA includes:
- a CDS encoding iron ABC transporter ATP-binding protein encodes the protein MNLIQVDQLNFKYSSYILKNVSFDLGCGCFVSLLGINGAGKSTLLKNLIKILCPESGAIYLDGEDVRRMSHREMARRAAYVSQYNVPVRNTVYDTILIGRLPHIRQDAVQTDYDHVEYLIRKLGLEKFAMRDANTLSGGEFQKVILARALAQEPKVLLLDEPTSSLDIKNQVAVMRLVREYCEEKQISVIVSIHDINLALRYSDKFLLLKDGAVYDYGGASVITRESIRDVYNLDVEVLNHGDKKFIILN
- a CDS encoding iron ABC transporter substrate-binding protein; the encoded protein is MNLSIRKVVGLTVLVALLAFASIAVAQESSEGYSVVDSTGRTIEFTKVPERTLSIGHGALKLYAYIAGSDRLVGIEGTEKTGHTVTGQSIHYAYPELRELETIGKGGSKFEPDYELLKFAEPDVIFVAYSQSADELDELQKTLDIPVVGIDAGMRGDIFGEKTYRTFEIIGKVLKLEDRAEEVNTFIRETEKDLQSRAGSIEESPRMYLGGCSFRGEQGILSTKTHLDLLRTVNAFNVMDELTDERSVMIDKEKLLDLDPEMIILDLSGKTLLDEDMAADPDFYRSLSAFKNKNAHYIMPYFTYGMNYDTAILNMYFIGSLAHPENFADIDLKEKAAEIYTLFVGKDVYADLLKTYPESFTTSTFANE
- a CDS encoding iron ABC transporter permease — protein: MDINLKYRERIAFKKAFLIFLCGVLVFIAILSINVGSSGMSIWDSFLALVGRGSDKSRFIVYGIRLPRVLGGFFVGIGTALSGMIIQSSLNNPLASPSTLGISSASALGANIAIITLARFGIEAGSMMTAGFAFIASVLCMLLVLAISSLRRADKTTVILAGVALNSLFSAITIIIQYFADETKLAAAVAWTFGDLGRINFHEIAIVMVVSLLSSLIVYLYRWHMNAMDSGEHTAHSLGVDTRGMRNLSIFLAALNTGISVAFVGVIGFVGLLAPQVTKRIIGEDKRFMIPGTLLMGAFLVLFSDTLARTVSAPLVLPVGAITSILGAPVFVYILLKEKSI
- a CDS encoding translation elongation factor Tu, with product MAKQHFDRTKPHLNVGTMGHIDHGKTTLTAAITKYCAMLGGADFRAYDQIDNAPEEKARGITINISHVEYETKNRHYAHVDMPGHRDYIKNMITGAAQVDGAILVVAAPDGPMPQTKEHVLLARQVEVPSILIFLNKTDQMDDPELLELVEMELRELLNSYGFPGDETPIIRGSALKALESTSTDPNDPVYKPIADLMDAVDTFVKEPQRETDKPFMMPIEDVFSIKGRGTVVTGRAERGIIKVGDPVEIVGLREKSMSSVCTGVEMFHKIVDEGQAGDNLGLLLRGIERTDVERGMVVSKPGSIKPHTKFKASVYVLKRDEGGRHKPFFNGYRPQFYIRTMDVTGVITLPASVEMVMPGDNVEMEVELIIPVALEQGSKFAIREGGLTVGAGVITEIIA
- a CDS encoding peptide ABC transporter substrate-binding protein — its product is MSEQPLIEVRNLKKYFPLRSGFFNRVTGHVKAVDGISFTIPRGKTMGLVGESGCGKSTTGKTLLRLEEKTSGDVLFEGREIYDIGTKEMRRLRPKLQIIFQDPYSSLSPRLPVGEIIGEAVREHRIVPPDEFDEYVTRIMLASGLQEYHKLRYPHEFSGGQRQRICIARALALNPRFIVCDEPVSALDVSIQAQIINLLEELQAQFDLAYLFISHDLSVVQHISDFVGVMYLGSMVETASKEEIFAHPLHPYTEALFSAIPVPDPDYKMNRIILEGSIPSPARPPSGCKFHTRCAKAMPKCSETAPEMIEAAPGHFVSCHLFGG
- a CDS encoding 30S ribosomal protein S10; this encodes MAQQRIRIRLKAFDHRILDQSAKRIVDTAERSGAHVAGPIPLPTRIERFTVRRSSFIDKDSHEHFEIRTHNRMIDVIDPDSKTIDMLMRLTLPAGVDIEIKI